From one Rosa rugosa chromosome 4, drRosRugo1.1, whole genome shotgun sequence genomic stretch:
- the LOC133743242 gene encoding uncharacterized protein At5g49945-like, with the protein MGLAVPHLLTLFLFFSLICFSPILADSDFEGFEDADDIDEDLDSSLPLTTTTHPSQTLLTATATSQPDPVPDPSDPVPDSDPASSTTDSPKPSSTSFEYWDEDEFEGLPQQRPLTVTENATPSPDSDLKPSTDPKQPPESSSRSYTVEIACGGFLIVFIINYFTGKRVNENLALAWAAKFATKGTIFDKNFSLLGVGEGDDSPLLLKEGQNVFKFYASGRRCCQGLLATMELKSRHDLISSIFNLVVPISRDEISFEVYMNDDAMDHVVFAVAKKKAAKAMQKEVPDLQKFATIVSPPTGRKWVADDLAVISESKEVAGDLITEAVLDQVFGEKVFQKFGKGFMYMHFSDQHPGPTHKKMLLFKYALPDADNMADMTRLVALIPYYIDLIGRYKLSSQARSKTEATRSKAAQEAYKELQNARQEALQRKKAERKKLMEEAEAKLSAESIRKKEAKERARQMKKAMPKMKMTRAS; encoded by the exons ATGGGTCTCGCTGTCCCACATCTCCTcactctcttcctcttcttctctcttatCTGCTTCTCTCCCATCCTCGCCGACTCCGACTTCGAAGGCTTCGAAGACGCCGACGATATCGACGAAGACTTGGACTCCTCACTCCctctcaccaccaccacccatcCATCCCAAACACTCCTCACCGCGACGGCCACCTCCCAACCGGACCCGGTGCCGGATCCCAGTGATCCTGTTCCGGATTCGGACCCAGCATCATCAACTACTGATTCTCCTAAACCTTCTTCCACCAGCTTTGAGTATTGGGACGAAGACGAGTTCGAAGGTCTACCACAGCAACGGCCACTCACAGTTACTGAAAATGCTACTCCCTCTCCCGATTCCGATCTGAAACCCTCGACCGATCCGAAACAACCACCCGAGAGTTCTTCCAGATCTTACACGGTGGAGATCGCCTGCGGAGGGTTCTTGATCGTTTTCATCATCAATTACTTCACCGGAAAGCGCGTGAACGAGAACCTCGCCCTGGCATGGGCTGCCAAATTCGCAACCAAGGGCACTATTTTCGACAAGAACTTCAGTCTTTTGGGCGTTGGCGAAGGCGATGACTCACCCTTGCTCTTGAAAGAAGGCCAGAACGTGTTCAAATTCTATGCCAGTGGGCGGAGGTGCTGCCAGGGGCTGTTGGCCACTATGGAGCTTAAGAGCCGCCACGATTTGATCTCTTCCATTTTCAATTTGGTGGTGCCTATTAGTAGAGACGAGATTAGTTTCGAGGTTTATATGAATGATGATGCCATGGACCACGTGGTTTTTGCTGTGGCCAAGAAGAAGGCCGCCAAAGCAATGCAGAAGGAGGTTCCCGACTTGCAGAAGTTCGCCACTATTGTTTCGCCTCCTACTGGCAGGAAGTGGGTTGCCGACGACTTGGCGGTTATCTCTGAGTCCAAAGAGGTAGCTGGGGATTTAATCACTGAGGCTGTTCTTGATCAG GTTTTTGGTGAGAAAGTTTTTCAGAAATTTGGAAAGGGTTTCATGTATATGCATTTTTCAGATCAACATCCAGGGCCTACACACAAGAAGATGCTATTGTTCAAGTATGCACTACCTGATGCTGATAACATGGCCGATATGACTCGTTTGGTGGCCTTGATACCTTACTATATTGATTTGATTGGTCGTTACAAGCTAAGCAGTCAG GCCCGATCCAAAACAGAAGCAACCAGATCAAAGGCTGCTCAAGAGGCATACAAAGAACTCCAAAACGCTAGGCAAGAAGCTTTGCAAAGAAAGAAGGCAGAGAGGAAAAAATTGATGGAGGAGGCTGAGGCTAAGCTTAGTGCAGAGAGTATTCGCAAGAAGGAAGCAAAGGAGCGTGCTCGTCAAATGAAGAAGGCAATGCCTAAAATGAAAATGACCCGTGCTAGCTAA